A window of Phyllobacterium sp. T1293 contains these coding sequences:
- a CDS encoding type 1 glutamine amidotransferase — protein MRVLVIQNYKHTGLGLVGRALAEAGAQIDLVQAHLGEALPSDDADYDALISLGGDQNALADEQFPYLPLLARLIRRFGDADKAVLGICLGSQLVARGYGAENILGRQLEFGWHEVTVTPEAASDPVLSSVPQHFPIFHWHSDTFTLPEGAVHLASSGITRNQAFRIGRAVYGIQFHFEADTTLVEEWRHVFADEIIRDNADWLENYPALVAENGVPADAAGLALARAWVALI, from the coding sequence ATGCGGGTTCTTGTCATCCAGAATTATAAGCATACCGGGCTCGGGCTGGTTGGCCGGGCTCTGGCGGAAGCCGGTGCGCAGATTGATCTTGTGCAGGCACATCTTGGCGAGGCGCTGCCCTCCGATGATGCCGATTATGATGCGCTGATTTCGCTTGGCGGAGATCAGAATGCGCTTGCCGATGAACAGTTTCCTTATCTTCCGCTGCTTGCCCGCCTGATCAGGCGTTTTGGCGATGCGGATAAGGCCGTGCTTGGTATCTGTCTTGGCAGCCAGCTGGTTGCCAGAGGCTACGGCGCTGAAAACATTCTGGGGCGCCAGCTGGAATTTGGCTGGCATGAAGTTACAGTCACACCCGAAGCAGCGTCCGATCCTGTTCTGTCCTCGGTTCCCCAACATTTTCCGATTTTCCACTGGCACAGCGATACATTCACCTTGCCCGAAGGTGCCGTTCACCTTGCCTCAAGCGGCATAACCCGGAATCAGGCATTTCGCATCGGACGGGCGGTTTACGGCATTCAATTTCACTTCGAGGCGGATACGACACTTGTTGAAGAATGGCGTCATGTCTTTGCGGACGAGATCATACGGGACAATGCCGACTGGCTGGAAAACTATCCGGCGCTGGTCGCCGAGAATGGCGTTCCAGCTGATGCCGCGGGTCTCGCTTTGGCACGCGCCTGGGTTGCGCTGATCTGA
- a CDS encoding GNAT family N-acetyltransferase, whose product MEIRPLTREQIEQVWSIDRSEIIKNIYRLQDGKLVLHPDFCDAPGWEEGEAEKYTPLLQKSFDRGGKFFGIFDCEKLAGAAVIDNVWLGSRCDLLQLSFLHVSNAYRGGRLGVKLFERCKEAAKLLGAKGLYVSATPSEHTVNFYQHLGCVVTSTPDPQLFAMEPDDIHMECIFNINNA is encoded by the coding sequence ATGGAAATACGCCCACTTACCCGCGAGCAGATCGAGCAGGTCTGGAGCATCGACCGTAGCGAAATCATCAAGAATATCTATCGGTTGCAGGATGGTAAGCTGGTCCTGCATCCGGACTTTTGTGACGCGCCCGGATGGGAAGAGGGCGAGGCGGAAAAATATACGCCTTTGCTCCAGAAAAGTTTTGATCGTGGCGGGAAATTCTTTGGCATCTTTGATTGTGAAAAACTAGCCGGTGCTGCTGTTATTGACAATGTCTGGCTCGGTTCCAGGTGCGATTTGCTGCAACTTAGCTTCCTGCATGTCAGTAACGCCTATCGCGGTGGGCGCCTTGGTGTCAAATTGTTCGAACGATGCAAGGAAGCAGCGAAATTACTGGGTGCAAAAGGCCTTTATGTCTCCGCTACTCCTTCCGAGCATACGGTGAATTTTTACCAGCATCTTGGCTGTGTCGTGACCAGCACGCCTGATCCCCAGCTCTTTGCAATGGAGCCTGATGACATTCATATGGAATGCATTTTCAATATAAATAACGCATAA
- a CDS encoding DMT family transporter produces the protein MERDIVRGSVEMTAAMMISGTIGWFVLMSGQPVLSVVFWRCAIGALTLLGVCAAMGLLRPNVISWKLFGLAVLGGVAIVLNWVLLFAAYSRASIAIATTVYNVQPFMLVGLGALIFKEKLTFTKLFWLAVAFAGMILIVQAKPSGTSYTGTDYMAGIGLSLGAAFLYAIAAIVAKRLKGTPPHLIALIQVCVGIVLMAPLADFSVMPNGAVQWGSIVTIGIIHTGLMYILLYSAIQKLPTHLTGSLSFIYPIAAILVDYFAFGHQLQPSQFVGSAAILIAAAGTSLGWKLGRSVPSSVKV, from the coding sequence ATGGAACGGGATATTGTAAGAGGCAGCGTCGAAATGACCGCTGCAATGATGATTTCAGGCACGATTGGCTGGTTCGTGCTGATGTCGGGTCAACCTGTGTTGTCGGTTGTCTTCTGGCGCTGCGCCATTGGCGCTCTCACATTGCTTGGCGTCTGTGCTGCCATGGGTTTGCTGCGGCCCAATGTGATTTCATGGAAGCTGTTCGGTCTTGCCGTGCTTGGCGGCGTTGCTATTGTCTTGAACTGGGTTCTGCTGTTTGCTGCTTATTCCCGCGCCTCCATCGCCATCGCGACAACAGTCTATAATGTGCAACCATTCATGCTGGTTGGGCTTGGCGCCCTGATTTTCAAGGAAAAGCTGACTTTTACCAAGCTGTTCTGGCTCGCCGTCGCGTTTGCCGGAATGATTCTCATTGTTCAGGCCAAGCCGAGTGGGACCAGCTATACCGGCACTGACTACATGGCGGGCATCGGTCTGTCGCTGGGCGCTGCCTTTCTTTATGCCATCGCTGCCATCGTGGCGAAGCGTCTCAAGGGCACACCGCCACATCTGATTGCGCTCATTCAGGTCTGCGTGGGCATCGTACTCATGGCCCCCTTGGCTGACTTCAGCGTCATGCCAAATGGCGCGGTCCAATGGGGCAGCATCGTCACGATCGGCATTATTCATACGGGGTTGATGTATATTCTGCTCTATAGCGCGATCCAGAAGCTGCCGACGCATCTGACGGGCTCGCTCTCCTTCATCTATCCGATTGCCGCCATTCTGGTCGATTACTTCGCGTTCGGCCATCAGTTGCAGCCAAGTCAGTTTGTCGGGTCGGCGGCGATCCTGATTGCTGCCGCTGGTACCAGTCTTGGGTGGAAGCTGGGCAGATCGGTTCCCTCAAGCGTCAAAGTGTAG
- a CDS encoding Lrp/AsnC family transcriptional regulator: protein MLDEMDKTILGILIEDARISLKELSQKVGLSSPSVSERLRRLEEKKVIRAFTVDIDPAALGYNLTAIVRVRPLPGMLHIVERLIQETPEITECDKVTGDDCFIGKIHFRTMEQLDTLLDRLAEKAETNTSIVKTSPVKRRLPPLG from the coding sequence ATGCTCGACGAAATGGACAAGACAATCCTCGGTATTCTTATCGAAGATGCGCGAATCTCGCTGAAGGAACTCAGCCAGAAAGTCGGGCTTTCATCACCCAGCGTTTCCGAAAGATTGCGGCGACTTGAAGAAAAGAAAGTCATCCGCGCTTTTACCGTCGATATCGACCCGGCGGCACTTGGCTATAACCTGACGGCCATTGTCCGCGTCAGACCCCTACCCGGTATGCTGCACATTGTCGAACGGCTGATACAGGAAACCCCTGAAATCACCGAATGCGACAAGGTGACGGGCGATGACTGCTTTATCGGCAAGATCCATTTCCGCACGATGGAGCAGTTGGACACATTGCTCGACAGGCTGGCCGAAAAGGCGGAAACCAACACATCCATCGTCAAAACATCGCCGGTAAAACGGCGCCTGCCACCTTTGGGCTGA
- a CDS encoding 16S rRNA (uracil(1498)-N(3))-methyltransferase yields the protein MRANYKMQRLYITADLAAGRRAEVPTEAVNYLANVLRMKENDEILVFNGRDGEWRAALRFESKKKLALEPLELTREQPVSPDLLYCFAPLKQGRLDYLVQKAVEMGAGVLQPVITQHTQVTRIGTDRIDANAIEAAEQCGVLAIPQTREPVKLDKLLDSWDPQRRLIFCDEGHDTHNPLPLLQSLPRGPLGVLIGPEGGFSDAERETLRKLPFVTAIPLGQRILRADTAAVAALALIQATIGDW from the coding sequence ATGCGCGCAAATTACAAAATGCAACGGCTCTATATTACTGCTGATCTTGCTGCAGGAAGGCGGGCTGAAGTACCCACTGAAGCCGTCAATTATCTCGCCAATGTCCTGCGGATGAAAGAGAACGATGAAATCCTCGTTTTCAATGGCCGTGATGGCGAATGGCGCGCCGCCCTGCGCTTTGAAAGCAAAAAGAAACTGGCGCTTGAACCCCTAGAACTGACGCGGGAGCAACCTGTTTCTCCGGACCTCCTCTATTGCTTTGCACCGCTGAAGCAGGGGCGGCTCGATTACCTTGTGCAAAAAGCTGTCGAAATGGGTGCTGGTGTTTTGCAGCCGGTTATTACCCAGCACACACAGGTCACAAGAATCGGTACCGACCGGATCGACGCCAATGCGATCGAGGCAGCAGAGCAATGCGGCGTTCTGGCAATTCCACAAACGCGCGAGCCGGTTAAACTCGACAAGTTGCTGGATAGCTGGGACCCCCAGCGGCGCTTGATTTTCTGCGACGAGGGTCATGATACCCATAACCCGTTGCCGCTCTTGCAAAGCCTGCCGCGTGGGCCGCTCGGCGTGCTCATCGGGCCGGAAGGCGGCTTCTCCGATGCAGAGCGCGAGACCCTGCGCAAACTGCCGTTTGTAACTGCCATTCCGCTTGGTCAGCGCATTCTGCGCGCTGATACTGCTGCCGTTGCCGCACTCGCTCTTATTCAGGCGACGATCGGTGATTGGTGA
- a CDS encoding glutamate--cysteine ligase: MARDTTDETPLSGTEELATYLAQGSKPQSAWRIGTEHEKFPFYTEDNSPVPYDGPRGIQAILEGMQSKLGWEPIIDEGNIIGLVEPTGQGAISLEPGGQFELSGAPLSTIHQTCRETNAHLAQVREIAEPLGIRFLGLGGSPKWTLAETPRMPKSRYNIMSNYMPKVGKDGLNMMYRTCTIQVNLDFASETDMRRKMQVSVKLQSIATALFAMSPFTEGKPNGLLSWRSDIWRDTDNNRSGVLPFIFNENFGFADYVEWALDVPMYFVLRHGRYHDCTHVTFRQFMNGALKDSIPEGTPNMGDWTNHLSTLFPEVRLKRFLEMRGADGGPWRRICALPAFWVGILYDAEALDAAEALTRDWTYPEVQALRDEVPQKGLRATLRNRSVHEISRDVLAISRLGLKNRALLNSEGFDETHYLASLEEVVARGTTSAEQMLSQYNTVWGSSVEPAFLEYAY, from the coding sequence ATGGCGCGCGACACAACAGACGAGACGCCCCTTTCCGGCACGGAAGAACTGGCGACCTATCTAGCTCAGGGTTCCAAGCCGCAATCCGCATGGCGGATCGGCACCGAGCACGAGAAATTCCCGTTCTACACCGAAGATAACAGCCCGGTTCCCTATGATGGCCCGCGCGGTATCCAGGCGATCCTTGAAGGCATGCAGTCGAAACTTGGCTGGGAACCCATTATTGACGAGGGCAATATTATCGGCCTCGTCGAACCCACAGGCCAAGGCGCGATCTCGCTTGAGCCGGGCGGTCAGTTCGAGCTATCGGGTGCGCCGCTTTCCACCATCCACCAGACCTGCCGCGAAACCAATGCGCATCTGGCGCAGGTGCGTGAAATTGCCGAGCCATTGGGTATTCGTTTCCTCGGTCTTGGCGGCAGTCCGAAATGGACGCTGGCTGAAACGCCGCGCATGCCGAAGTCGCGCTACAACATCATGTCCAACTATATGCCGAAAGTCGGCAAGGATGGGCTCAACATGATGTATCGCACCTGTACCATTCAGGTGAATCTCGACTTTGCCTCGGAAACCGACATGCGCCGCAAGATGCAGGTTTCGGTGAAACTGCAATCCATTGCCACGGCGCTTTTTGCCATGTCACCCTTTACCGAAGGCAAGCCGAACGGTCTGCTTTCGTGGCGCTCCGATATCTGGCGCGATACGGATAATAACCGCTCTGGCGTACTGCCATTCATCTTCAACGAGAATTTCGGCTTTGCTGATTACGTTGAATGGGCGCTCGATGTACCGATGTATTTCGTCCTGCGCCATGGCCGTTACCATGATTGCACCCATGTGACCTTCCGCCAGTTCATGAACGGCGCGCTGAAAGACTCAATTCCAGAAGGCACGCCCAATATGGGCGACTGGACCAACCATCTTTCGACACTGTTCCCGGAAGTGCGCCTGAAGCGCTTCCTTGAAATGCGCGGTGCCGATGGCGGTCCATGGCGGCGCATCTGCGCGCTCCCGGCGTTCTGGGTCGGCATTCTCTATGATGCCGAGGCGCTGGATGCAGCCGAAGCGCTCACCCGCGACTGGACCTATCCCGAGGTGCAGGCCCTGCGCGATGAAGTACCGCAAAAGGGCCTGCGCGCCACGCTGCGCAACCGCTCGGTGCATGAAATCTCGCGTGACGTGCTGGCGATTTCGCGACTTGGCCTGAAGAACCGCGCCCTGCTCAACAGTGAAGGCTTTGACGAGACCCACTATCTCGCCTCGCTGGAGGAAGTTGTCGCGCGCGGCACGACTTCAGCCGAACAGATGCTGAGCCAATATAACACCGTCTGGGGCAGCTCGGTTGAACCCGCTTTTCTGGAGTACGCCTACTAA
- a CDS encoding SDR family oxidoreductase: MTKTILITGASRGIGRAAAILAGKKGWSVGVNYVGNKAAADEVVAAIIAGGGKAKAIQGDVASEADVISMFKQSEELGPLDGLVVNAGIVAPASKLMDIDVERLQRMFDVNILGAYVCAREGVRRMARSRGGKGGSIVILSSAAARLGGPSEYVDYAGSKGAMDTLTIGLSKEVGPEGIRVNAIRPGLIETDIHASGGQPDRAQRLGVSAPLGRPGTAEEVGESIVWLLSDAASYVTGALLDVTGGR, encoded by the coding sequence ATGACCAAGACCATTCTGATCACAGGTGCAAGCCGTGGTATCGGCCGGGCGGCCGCTATTCTTGCAGGTAAAAAGGGATGGTCTGTCGGTGTCAACTATGTGGGCAATAAGGCTGCCGCCGATGAAGTGGTTGCCGCGATCATCGCTGGCGGCGGCAAGGCAAAAGCCATTCAGGGTGACGTTGCCAGCGAGGCTGATGTTATCTCGATGTTCAAGCAGAGCGAAGAACTTGGTCCGCTGGATGGGCTTGTGGTCAATGCCGGTATTGTCGCGCCCGCCTCGAAGCTAATGGATATCGACGTTGAGCGCCTGCAGCGCATGTTCGATGTGAATATTCTCGGCGCCTATGTCTGCGCCCGTGAGGGCGTGCGCCGTATGGCCCGTTCACGCGGCGGCAAGGGCGGATCAATTGTCATTCTGTCGTCAGCCGCTGCACGTCTTGGCGGCCCTTCCGAGTATGTCGATTATGCCGGATCGAAAGGCGCGATGGATACGCTCACCATAGGTCTTTCCAAGGAAGTTGGACCAGAGGGCATTCGCGTCAATGCCATTCGCCCCGGTCTGATTGAAACCGATATTCATGCCAGTGGTGGTCAACCCGATCGCGCCCAGCGCCTCGGCGTGTCCGCACCACTCGGACGACCCGGCACGGCTGAGGAAGTCGGCGAATCCATCGTCTGGCTGCTTAGCGATGCCGCATCCTATGTCACCGGCGCACTTCTTGATGTAACAGGTGGGCGCTAG
- a CDS encoding phosphoribosylaminoimidazolesuccinocarboxamide synthase has translation MPKHQALTEAFIPELPNYYRGKVRENYDLPDGRRIIIATDRISAFDRILACIPLKGEVLTQMARYQFEQTRDICPNHVLDYPDPNVVVARRLDILPVEIIVRGYLAGTTSTSILTQYKAGKRAMYGTTFPDGLQDNEKLPAPIITPTSKAFDGGHDEPLTAQEILDQKLLTQEQWDTVSAYAFKLFARGQEIAASRGLILADTKYEFGTDADGNVVLADEIHTSDSSRYWFADSYAPGKRPVSFDKDFIRTWVVERCDPYKDDIPEIPQDMIDATTKVYIQAYETITGEKFTPGDPAVDPLERIRGNLAQYF, from the coding sequence ATGCCAAAACACCAAGCGCTTACCGAAGCTTTCATTCCCGAATTGCCGAACTATTACCGGGGCAAGGTTCGCGAGAACTATGATCTGCCCGACGGGCGGCGCATCATCATTGCCACTGATCGGATCAGCGCCTTTGACCGGATTCTCGCCTGCATTCCGCTGAAGGGCGAAGTGCTGACGCAGATGGCGCGCTATCAGTTCGAACAGACCAGGGATATCTGCCCCAACCATGTGCTTGATTATCCTGACCCGAATGTCGTGGTCGCTCGCAGGCTGGATATTCTGCCGGTTGAGATCATTGTACGCGGCTATCTCGCCGGGACTACGAGCACATCGATCCTGACGCAGTACAAGGCAGGCAAACGCGCCATGTATGGCACCACCTTCCCGGATGGGCTGCAGGACAATGAAAAACTACCCGCCCCGATTATCACGCCGACATCCAAAGCCTTTGACGGCGGCCATGATGAACCATTGACCGCACAGGAAATACTGGACCAGAAACTGCTCACACAGGAGCAGTGGGACACGGTTTCCGCCTATGCGTTCAAGCTTTTCGCACGCGGGCAGGAAATTGCCGCAAGCCGCGGGCTCATTCTTGCCGATACAAAATATGAGTTCGGCACCGATGCGGACGGCAATGTTGTTTTGGCCGATGAAATCCATACATCGGATTCCAGCCGCTACTGGTTTGCCGACAGCTATGCGCCCGGCAAGCGTCCCGTCAGTTTCGACAAGGATTTCATCCGCACATGGGTGGTCGAGCGGTGTGATCCCTACAAGGACGATATTCCCGAGATTCCACAGGATATGATCGACGCCACCACCAAGGTCTATATTCAGGCCTATGAAACGATCACCGGTGAGAAATTTACCCCCGGTGATCCCGCTGTTGACCCACTGGAGCGTATTCGCGGGAATCTGGCACAGTATTTTTAA
- a CDS encoding DUF937 domain-containing protein — protein MNLVDMFLKGQGGQAVEALSRQFQLSQQQTIAAIEALMPAFSQGLQRNTADPMGVGAFIQALSSGQHVNYFDNPQAAFNPAGIADGNAILNNLFGSKDLSRAVADHAARMTGIAVSTLQQMLPVLASMTMGGLYKQSTGQFAAAGLGGGNVIGDLIEQMMRQGGGIGGQTAPNQQGASNPWGQILESMLGGGAAAPQQPQGQGNPWGNNPLGQILEQMTRGGFPGATPQGQQPAGNAQAQNPFGDNPFGKIFEEMLGGGAQRQSAPQPEPKQPDEPAAAPSSPNNPYKDIFGQMFETGRKTSEQYQKGMETIFDQYLRGMDRNK, from the coding sequence ATGAATCTCGTAGACATGTTCCTGAAGGGACAGGGTGGGCAAGCTGTTGAGGCGCTGTCGCGCCAGTTTCAGCTTTCGCAACAACAGACAATCGCAGCCATCGAGGCGTTGATGCCAGCCTTTTCGCAAGGCTTGCAGCGCAACACTGCCGATCCAATGGGCGTTGGCGCGTTCATTCAGGCGCTCTCATCCGGCCAACATGTCAATTATTTTGATAATCCGCAGGCAGCCTTCAACCCGGCTGGCATTGCCGATGGGAATGCCATTCTCAATAATCTTTTCGGCTCCAAGGATCTGTCACGGGCGGTTGCCGATCATGCCGCACGGATGACTGGCATTGCCGTCAGCACCTTGCAACAGATGCTGCCTGTGTTGGCATCCATGACGATGGGCGGGCTTTACAAGCAGTCAACTGGCCAGTTTGCAGCGGCGGGTCTTGGCGGCGGCAATGTCATTGGCGATCTCATCGAACAGATGATGCGCCAGGGCGGCGGGATTGGCGGCCAGACTGCGCCAAACCAACAGGGCGCATCCAACCCCTGGGGGCAAATTCTGGAAAGTATGCTGGGTGGCGGTGCTGCCGCTCCGCAACAGCCACAGGGTCAGGGCAATCCATGGGGCAATAACCCGCTTGGACAGATTCTGGAACAGATGACACGCGGCGGGTTTCCCGGTGCCACACCGCAGGGCCAGCAACCCGCAGGAAATGCGCAGGCGCAGAACCCGTTTGGCGACAATCCGTTTGGCAAAATCTTCGAGGAAATGCTCGGCGGTGGCGCGCAGCGGCAGTCGGCACCCCAACCGGAGCCAAAACAACCGGATGAACCGGCCGCTGCACCATCCTCGCCCAATAATCCATACAAGGATATTTTCGGCCAGATGTTCGAAACCGGGCGCAAGACCAGCGAGCAATATCAAAAAGGCATGGAAACCATTTTCGACCAGTATCTGCGCGGGATGGACCGCAACAAATAA
- a CDS encoding DUF1127 domain-containing protein, with protein sequence MTTTTRTTEVNGFVPAITFALVQAAGFVTRMIVARRNRKTILSLGEWNDQMLHDIGVTRGDLHSALGTSLLEDPSERLGALADVRARVRAARSIS encoded by the coding sequence ATGACGACGACAACGAGAACGACTGAAGTAAATGGATTTGTGCCCGCGATCACTTTCGCGCTGGTTCAGGCCGCAGGCTTTGTCACCCGAATGATCGTCGCCCGCCGCAATCGCAAAACGATTTTGAGCCTCGGTGAGTGGAATGATCAAATGTTGCATGACATTGGTGTCACGCGCGGTGATCTGCATTCTGCCCTTGGCACTTCGCTGCTTGAAGATCCGAGCGAGAGACTGGGCGCATTGGCCGATGTCAGGGCCCGTGTGCGTGCAGCACGCTCGATCAGCTAA
- a CDS encoding LysR substrate-binding domain-containing protein yields MSAPLDLDQLQTFIAIADSGSFTRAADAVNKTQSAVSMQMRRLEERVSKALFERDGRTNKLTEDGERLLAYARRMMQLNGETIAAFDDTQLQGHIRIGTPDDYADRFLPEIMARFSRSNPRVELSVVCEPTVNLDEMIRKGQLDLALVTQCDDMRRSEVVRSEQLLWVTSAHHTVHEEKVLPLAVGRPTCIWRAAAIDVLDTMHHDYRILFTSWSATVLAAAVLAGLAVSILPECALRPGMRVLGEADGFGRLPEFGIGIMRGHTKPSAIVDALAQHIVESLDNLSMPTPVSMTATAVPNLVNQRLRQVRSTELVPGW; encoded by the coding sequence ATGAGCGCACCACTTGATCTTGACCAATTGCAGACATTTATTGCCATTGCCGATAGCGGCAGCTTCACCAGAGCCGCCGATGCAGTCAACAAAACACAGTCTGCGGTATCCATGCAGATGCGCCGGCTGGAAGAACGGGTTTCCAAGGCGCTGTTTGAGCGCGATGGCCGCACCAACAAGCTGACTGAAGATGGCGAGCGTTTACTCGCCTATGCGCGGCGCATGATGCAGCTCAATGGCGAAACCATCGCGGCTTTCGATGATACGCAATTACAGGGCCATATCCGCATTGGCACCCCGGATGATTATGCCGATCGCTTTCTGCCGGAAATCATGGCGCGGTTTTCCCGCTCCAATCCGCGGGTCGAGCTATCGGTTGTTTGCGAGCCCACTGTTAATCTCGACGAGATGATCCGCAAGGGCCAGCTTGATCTCGCGCTTGTCACGCAATGCGATGATATGCGCCGCTCGGAAGTTGTGCGCAGCGAGCAGCTGCTTTGGGTAACATCGGCGCACCATACGGTGCATGAAGAGAAGGTTCTGCCGCTTGCTGTTGGGCGCCCAACCTGTATCTGGCGTGCAGCAGCTATCGATGTGCTCGACACGATGCACCATGACTATCGCATCCTGTTCACCAGTTGGTCGGCAACGGTGCTCGCGGCGGCGGTGCTCGCAGGTCTTGCGGTGTCGATCCTGCCGGAATGTGCCCTGCGTCCCGGCATGCGTGTGCTTGGTGAAGCGGATGGTTTTGGCCGCCTGCCGGAGTTTGGCATCGGCATCATGCGTGGTCACACCAAGCCGTCAGCCATTGTCGACGCCCTCGCCCAGCATATTGTGGAAAGCCTCGATAACCTGTCCATGCCGACACCCGTCAGCATGACAGCAACGGCTGTGCCCAACCTCGTCAATCAGCGCCTGCGGCAGGTGCGCTCCACCGAGTTGGTGCCCGGCTGGTAA
- a CDS encoding DUF2585 domain-containing protein encodes MTGRLSLRHYLMIGAAMIALTAIILLLMGRNPMCTCGTVKLWVGEVNSSDNSQHISDWYSLSHIIHGFLFYGILWLVARGKPVGFRLLFAIAVEAAWEIFENTDMVINRYREATIALGYTGDSVLNSVCDILFMVIGFFFASRAPLWLTIIIAICFELLAGYVIRDNLTLNIVMLVYPLDAIKAWQGGL; translated from the coding sequence ATGACCGGACGTCTTAGCCTGCGCCACTATCTCATGATCGGCGCAGCGATGATTGCGCTTACTGCCATTATCCTGCTGTTGATGGGGCGTAATCCCATGTGTACCTGCGGTACGGTCAAGCTGTGGGTCGGCGAAGTCAACTCTTCGGATAATTCCCAGCATATTTCCGACTGGTACTCCCTGTCGCACATCATCCACGGTTTTCTGTTCTACGGCATTCTCTGGCTTGTCGCTCGCGGCAAGCCGGTGGGTTTTCGGCTGCTCTTTGCCATAGCTGTTGAGGCGGCATGGGAGATTTTCGAGAACACCGATATGGTCATCAATCGCTATCGCGAAGCGACCATTGCGCTCGGTTATACCGGCGACAGTGTGCTGAATTCGGTCTGCGATATCCTGTTCATGGTAATCGGCTTTTTCTTCGCATCGCGCGCGCCACTGTGGCTGACGATTATCATCGCGATCTGCTTCGAGCTTTTGGCGGGATATGTCATTCGCGATAATCTCACCCTCAACATTGTGATGCTGGTCTATCCCTTGGACGCTATCAAGGCGTGGCAGGGCGGCCTCTAA